A stretch of the Prochlorococcus marinus str. MIT 0918 genome encodes the following:
- a CDS encoding fluoride efflux transporter FluC, translating to MASILGALLRWKLGNDFLANIFGASLIGLLSGLEFRSNIQIFLGIGFCGALTTYSGWMVDVWDLMRNGFFLKAFALLSVTLIVGFLAFAIAFWIGRKTKQSFFP from the coding sequence GTGGCTTCTATTTTAGGAGCTTTATTGCGTTGGAAGTTAGGTAATGATTTCTTGGCAAATATCTTTGGAGCTTCTTTGATTGGTTTATTATCTGGACTTGAATTTCGATCTAATATTCAAATCTTTTTGGGAATTGGTTTTTGTGGTGCTTTAACTACATATAGCGGTTGGATGGTTGATGTATGGGATTTGATGAGAAATGGCTTTTTTCTTAAAGCTTTTGCTTTGCTTTCTGTGACCTTAATTGTAGGATTTTTAGCTTTTGCTATTGCTTTTTGGATTGGTAGAAAAACAAAGCAATCTTTTTTTCCCTAA
- a CDS encoding fluoride efflux transporter FluC, producing MFDFLDNYNSYLYVGLGAAPGSIIRMHIVRLFMVKRKSSFQGILLVNLVATFFLGFFVGLQNIRSSFSINHPIFLLICIGFLGSLSTFSALIFDFYSCITNQNWNNLFLRLFCSTFLGIVAAAIGYNLVNI from the coding sequence GTGTTTGATTTTCTAGATAATTATAATTCGTATTTATATGTTGGATTAGGTGCCGCTCCTGGATCAATAATTCGAATGCATATTGTTAGGCTTTTTATGGTGAAAAGAAAATCTTCTTTTCAAGGAATATTATTAGTCAACTTGGTAGCTACATTCTTTTTAGGATTTTTTGTTGGACTACAAAATATAAGATCATCCTTTAGTATTAATCATCCAATTTTCCTATTAATATGTATTGGTTTTTTAGGAAGCTTGAGTACTTTTTCTGCTTTAATCTTTGATTTTTACTCTTGTATTACTAATCAGAATTGGAATAATTTATTTTTAAGGTTATTTTGCTCAACATTTCTTGGAATAGTTGCAGCGGCGATAGGATATAATTTAGTCAATATTTAG
- a CDS encoding SH3 domain-containing protein yields the protein MSSIFRWGCLLIFALIAPIALPAGGGNRSKIEIIQSQRFEEIFFANESCILFSDPSLISKPLREIQPGTPVKVVRVWVNESGQNWMHVKLATPDFIEIPSSVIRGWISV from the coding sequence ATGAGCTCTATTTTTCGCTGGGGGTGTTTATTAATATTTGCTTTGATAGCACCTATTGCTTTACCAGCAGGAGGTGGCAATAGATCTAAAATAGAAATAATTCAAAGTCAACGTTTTGAAGAGATTTTCTTTGCTAATGAATCTTGTATTCTCTTCTCTGATCCTTCATTAATCTCAAAACCACTTCGAGAAATACAACCAGGAACACCGGTTAAAGTTGTAAGAGTTTGGGTAAATGAATCAGGTCAAAATTGGATGCATGTTAAATTAGCCACCCCTGACTTTATTGAAATCCCTTCTTCAGTTATTCGTGGTTGGATTAGTGTTTGA
- the gyrB gene encoding DNA topoisomerase (ATP-hydrolyzing) subunit B, giving the protein MSEESKVKKVQAAYGAEQIQVLEGLEPVRKRPGMYIGSTGPRGLHHLVYEVVDNAVDEALAGHCNEIVVILCSDGSASISDNGRGIPTDVHPKTGKSALETVLTVLHAGGKFGSGGYKVSGGLHGVGVSVVNALSEWVEVTVRRQEHIHYQKFERGAPVGTLRSEKQSKEESKTTGTTVTFKPDTQIFTNGIAFDYGTLSSRLRELAYLNGGVKIVFRDERKTAIDEKGIGYEEVYFYEGGIKEYVAYMNSEKDALHPEIIYVNSEKDGVQVEAALQWCIDAYSDSILGFANNIRTVDGGTHIEGLKTVLTRTLNTFARKRGKRKEGDSNLAGENIREGLTVVLSVKVPEPEFEGQTKTKLGNTEVRGIVDSLVGESLSQYLEFNPSVIDLILEKAIQAFNAAEAARRARELVRRKSVLESTTLPGKLADCSSRDPSESEIYIVEGDSAGGSAKQGRDRRFQAILPLRGKILNIEKTDDAKIYKNTEIQALITGLGLGIKGEEFSLKNLRYHRVVIMTDADVDGAHIRTLLLTFFYRYQKELVEGGYVYIACPPLYKVERGKNHTYCYQESDLKKTIASFGEKANYTIQRFKGLGEMMPKQLWETTMDPSTRMMKRVEIEDALEADRIFTILMGDKVAPRREFIETHSVEMDMASLDI; this is encoded by the coding sequence ATGAGCGAAGAATCCAAGGTAAAGAAAGTTCAGGCTGCTTACGGCGCTGAACAAATTCAGGTTCTAGAGGGATTAGAACCTGTTCGCAAAAGGCCTGGAATGTATATAGGTTCCACTGGGCCTAGAGGATTGCATCATCTCGTCTATGAAGTTGTTGACAATGCTGTAGATGAGGCTCTAGCAGGTCATTGTAATGAAATAGTTGTTATTCTTTGCTCTGATGGTTCAGCTTCAATTAGTGACAATGGACGTGGAATTCCAACTGATGTCCATCCGAAAACTGGCAAAAGTGCATTAGAAACAGTTTTGACTGTTCTTCATGCTGGTGGAAAATTTGGCAGTGGTGGATATAAGGTTTCAGGAGGATTACATGGAGTAGGGGTTTCAGTTGTAAATGCTCTTAGTGAATGGGTTGAAGTTACTGTTAGGAGACAAGAACATATTCATTATCAAAAGTTTGAAAGAGGAGCTCCTGTAGGAACACTTCGTTCGGAAAAGCAATCAAAAGAAGAAAGCAAAACTACAGGCACTACAGTTACCTTTAAGCCTGATACTCAAATATTTACTAATGGAATTGCTTTTGATTATGGAACTTTATCATCGAGATTAAGAGAATTAGCTTATTTAAATGGTGGAGTAAAAATTGTTTTTCGTGATGAAAGAAAAACGGCAATTGATGAGAAGGGAATCGGGTATGAAGAAGTTTATTTTTATGAAGGAGGCATTAAAGAATATGTTGCTTATATGAATTCTGAGAAAGATGCTTTGCATCCAGAAATTATATATGTCAATTCTGAAAAAGATGGTGTACAAGTTGAAGCTGCTCTTCAGTGGTGTATTGATGCTTATTCAGATAGTATTCTCGGCTTTGCAAATAACATTAGAACAGTTGATGGAGGAACCCATATTGAAGGTTTGAAAACAGTTTTAACTCGTACACTTAATACATTTGCACGAAAACGAGGTAAACGAAAAGAGGGAGATTCAAACCTTGCTGGAGAGAATATTCGAGAGGGGTTAACAGTTGTGCTTTCTGTGAAAGTTCCTGAACCTGAGTTTGAAGGTCAAACTAAAACAAAATTAGGCAATACTGAAGTTAGAGGGATTGTTGACAGTCTTGTAGGTGAATCTTTAAGTCAATATTTGGAATTTAATCCATCTGTGATTGATCTAATTCTAGAGAAAGCAATCCAAGCTTTTAATGCTGCAGAGGCTGCAAGACGTGCGCGTGAACTTGTTCGCAGAAAAAGTGTTCTTGAGAGTACTACTCTTCCAGGAAAATTAGCAGACTGTAGTTCTCGTGATCCTTCTGAATCGGAAATATATATCGTGGAAGGCGACTCTGCTGGAGGTTCTGCAAAGCAAGGAAGAGATAGAAGGTTTCAGGCAATATTGCCTTTGAGAGGAAAAATATTAAATATTGAAAAAACAGATGATGCAAAGATTTATAAAAATACAGAGATTCAAGCACTCATAACTGGACTTGGTTTAGGTATTAAAGGTGAGGAATTTTCACTTAAAAATCTTAGATATCATAGAGTTGTAATTATGACAGATGCTGATGTTGATGGAGCTCATATCCGTACACTTTTACTTACGTTCTTTTATAGATATCAGAAAGAACTGGTAGAAGGAGGTTATGTTTATATTGCTTGTCCGCCATTATATAAGGTTGAAAGAGGTAAGAACCATACTTATTGTTATCAGGAATCTGATTTGAAAAAAACAATAGCAAGTTTTGGTGAGAAAGCAAATTATACAATTCAGAGATTTAAGGGTTTAGGTGAAATGATGCCTAAGCAATTATGGGAAACTACTATGGACCCTTCTACAAGAATGATGAAGAGAGTAGAGATAGAAGATGCTTTAGAAGCTGATAGGATTTTCACAATACTTATGGGAGATAAGGTTGCTCCAAGAAGAGAATTTATAGAAACACACAGTGTAGAAATGGACATGGCTTCATTAGATATTTAA
- the miaA gene encoding tRNA (adenosine(37)-N6)-dimethylallyltransferase MiaA gives MQGKKPLIIVLLGPTASGKTDLAIEIAKKIKVNIHNIDSRQLYKEMDIGTAKPTLAQQEKINHYLINLRAPNNPITLNEFKKEAEISIQKELNIKNRSFLVGGSGLYLKAIIYGLCPPSVPPQPLLREKFKNIGQLECHQILQKCDPIAGGKISQTDAIRTVRALEVFFATGKKISSLQSLKAPNWTVLELGLNPSNLHQRIAERTKNIYAKGLVEETEQLVEKYGPELPLLQTIGYKEALALIEGEYSLVEAINVTTNRTNQFAKKQRTWFRHQHNAKWLNEKNSLEEALSLIKNVIG, from the coding sequence ATGCAAGGGAAAAAACCACTGATAATAGTTTTGCTAGGGCCAACAGCAAGTGGTAAAACTGATCTTGCTATCGAAATAGCCAAAAAGATAAAAGTCAATATTCACAATATTGATTCTCGTCAACTTTATAAAGAGATGGATATAGGTACAGCTAAGCCAACACTGGCGCAACAAGAAAAAATCAATCACTATCTTATTAATTTGAGAGCCCCTAATAATCCAATAACATTAAATGAATTTAAAAAAGAAGCCGAAATTAGTATTCAAAAAGAACTAAACATAAAAAATCGCAGTTTTCTTGTAGGGGGAAGTGGTCTTTATCTTAAAGCAATCATTTATGGGCTTTGTCCTCCCTCCGTACCTCCACAACCATTGCTTCGTGAAAAGTTTAAAAATATTGGACAATTAGAATGCCATCAAATACTTCAAAAATGTGATCCAATCGCAGGGGGAAAAATTTCACAAACAGATGCAATACGAACAGTGCGTGCATTAGAAGTATTTTTTGCAACAGGAAAAAAAATCAGTTCATTACAATCTTTGAAAGCGCCAAATTGGACTGTTTTGGAATTAGGTTTAAACCCTTCAAATCTTCATCAAAGAATTGCTGAGCGAACAAAAAATATATATGCAAAAGGTCTTGTAGAAGAAACTGAACAATTAGTTGAAAAATATGGACCAGAGCTTCCCTTACTTCAAACAATTGGTTACAAAGAGGCCTTGGCGTTAATTGAAGGAGAATATTCATTAGTTGAAGCCATCAATGTAACAACCAATCGCACTAATCAATTTGCAAAAAAACAAAGGACTTGGTTTCGCCATCAACATAATGCAAAATGGCTAAATGAAAAGAACTCTCTAGAAGAAGCTCTCTCTTTGATCAAAAACGTTATAGGGTGA
- the infC gene encoding translation initiation factor IF-3: MPPRPRFDRRAPVRELPNINERIKYPKLRVVDADGAQLGVISREEALQVAQDRELDLVLVSEKADPPVCRIMNYGKFKFEQEKKAKEAKKKSHQTEVKEVKMRYKIDQHDYLVRIGQATRFLKAGDKVKCTVIFRGREIQHSNLAESLLARMAKDLEEEAEIQQSAKREGRNMIMFLTPRKTPLIKKESEDKKNNSKAKRTI, encoded by the coding sequence ATGCCACCACGTCCCCGGTTTGATCGACGCGCTCCAGTCAGAGAGCTACCCAACATTAATGAACGTATCAAATATCCAAAACTCAGGGTAGTTGATGCAGATGGAGCACAACTTGGAGTTATAAGCCGAGAAGAAGCTTTACAAGTAGCTCAAGATAGAGAGCTAGATCTTGTTTTAGTAAGTGAAAAAGCAGACCCACCAGTATGCAGAATCATGAACTATGGCAAATTTAAATTTGAGCAAGAAAAAAAAGCTAAAGAAGCCAAAAAGAAATCACATCAAACGGAAGTAAAAGAAGTCAAAATGCGATACAAAATTGATCAGCATGATTATCTAGTGCGTATTGGTCAAGCAACACGTTTTTTAAAAGCTGGCGACAAAGTTAAATGCACAGTTATTTTTAGAGGTAGAGAGATTCAGCATTCAAATCTTGCCGAATCTCTTCTTGCCAGAATGGCAAAAGACCTCGAAGAAGAAGCAGAAATTCAACAATCAGCAAAAAGAGAAGGAAGGAATATGATTATGTTTCTAACTCCAAGAAAGACTCCTCTTATCAAAAAAGAAAGTGAGGATAAAAAAAACAATTCAAAAGCTAAGCGAACAATTTAA
- a CDS encoding GntR family transcriptional regulator produces MKFHIQQESDIPASTQLYNQICFAIAARHYPPGHRLPSTRQLAMQTGLHRNTISKVYRQLETDGVVEAIAGSGIYVRDQQKQRELKEANAQRKKGITDLDQEVRNSVDELLNAGCTLQQTRELFVQEIDWRLRCGARVLISTPREDLGASMLIAEELGPNLNVPIEVVPMEELEAVLETSNIGTVVTSRYFLQPLEELAKRHSVRAIAVDLSDFEKELNLLKELRAGSCVGIVSISPGILRAAEVILHSMRGNELLLMTANPDVGSRLLALLRASNYVLCDSPSLPIVEHTLRQNRSQLIRMPQIHCAEKYLSDSTLERLQKEIGLLK; encoded by the coding sequence GTGAAATTCCATATTCAACAGGAGAGTGACATCCCTGCCTCAACTCAACTGTACAATCAAATATGTTTTGCTATTGCTGCTAGGCACTATCCTCCTGGACATAGGCTCCCAAGCACGCGTCAATTAGCTATGCAAACTGGTTTGCATAGAAATACAATTAGCAAGGTATATCGGCAATTAGAAACCGATGGGGTTGTTGAAGCTATTGCTGGTTCAGGTATTTACGTTCGAGATCAACAAAAGCAAAGAGAGCTAAAGGAAGCTAATGCTCAAAGGAAAAAAGGGATTACTGATCTAGACCAAGAGGTCAGAAATAGCGTTGATGAATTACTTAATGCTGGATGTACTCTCCAACAAACAAGAGAGTTATTTGTGCAAGAAATTGACTGGAGACTGCGTTGTGGGGCAAGAGTTCTTATCAGTACACCAAGAGAGGATTTAGGTGCTTCTATGCTAATAGCTGAAGAATTAGGTCCAAACCTGAATGTTCCAATTGAAGTTGTTCCAATGGAAGAACTAGAAGCTGTTCTAGAAACTTCCAATATAGGAACTGTTGTTACTAGCCGTTATTTCCTTCAACCATTAGAAGAGTTAGCAAAACGACATAGTGTCAGAGCAATAGCAGTAGATCTCAGTGATTTTGAAAAAGAACTCAACCTACTCAAAGAGTTGCGAGCAGGAAGTTGTGTTGGAATTGTAAGTATTAGCCCAGGCATACTTAGAGCAGCGGAAGTGATTTTACACAGCATGAGAGGAAATGAACTCTTGCTTATGACTGCCAATCCTGACGTAGGAAGTAGACTACTAGCTCTTTTAAGAGCATCAAACTATGTTTTATGTGATAGTCCTAGTCTTCCAATAGTTGAACATACGCTTAGACAAAATCGCTCCCAACTCATTCGAATGCCACAAATTCACTGTGCAGAAAAATATCTAAGCGATTCAACTCTGGAACGCCTTCAAAAAGAAATTGGTCTTCTTAAATAA
- the epsC gene encoding serine O-acetyltransferase EpsC, with the protein MLKAFYSDLAIIRERDPAARGILEIVLCYPGFQAIVLHRISHKLWNKRIPLLPRVLSQFTRAVTGIEIHPGAKIGKGVFIDHGMGVVIGETTEIGNRCLLYQGVTLGGTGKSHGKRHPTLSENVVVGAGAKVLGAIKVGANTRIGAGSVVVRDVEADSTVVGIPGRIIHQSGVRINPLAHSALPDAEATIIKNLMDRIDCLESEVRTLSNILDELNKGNVTPNKIFSGEAQNLKDKEIIEFLGDNIKED; encoded by the coding sequence ATGCTTAAAGCTTTTTACTCAGATTTAGCGATTATTCGCGAAAGAGATCCAGCAGCAAGAGGAATTCTAGAAATAGTACTCTGCTATCCAGGATTTCAGGCAATAGTTCTTCATCGTATTAGCCACAAACTATGGAACAAAAGAATACCTCTTTTGCCAAGGGTTCTTAGTCAATTTACAAGGGCCGTGACAGGTATAGAAATTCATCCTGGTGCAAAAATAGGAAAAGGTGTTTTTATTGACCATGGAATGGGAGTTGTTATTGGCGAAACAACTGAAATAGGTAATCGATGCCTTCTATATCAGGGCGTCACACTAGGAGGTACAGGAAAAAGCCATGGGAAAAGGCATCCAACCTTATCTGAAAATGTTGTGGTAGGAGCTGGTGCAAAAGTTTTAGGGGCAATAAAAGTAGGAGCTAATACCAGAATTGGAGCAGGCTCAGTTGTAGTAAGAGATGTGGAAGCAGACAGTACAGTCGTTGGAATCCCTGGGAGGATTATTCATCAAAGTGGTGTTCGCATAAATCCTTTAGCCCACTCTGCCCTCCCTGATGCTGAAGCAACTATTATTAAAAACCTAATGGATAGAATCGACTGCTTAGAAAGTGAAGTGAGAACACTAAGTAATATTCTAGATGAATTAAATAAGGGTAATGTTACTCCTAACAAAATATTTTCTGGAGAAGCACAAAACCTCAAAGATAAGGAAATTATTGAATTTCTTGGAGATAATATTAAAGAAGATTAA